The Pseudolabrys sp. FHR47 genome contains a region encoding:
- a CDS encoding MBL fold metallo-hydrolase has protein sequence MGSTTLRIALLAAGLAGGLSAQATAQGVSPAQPAKPEMRENCPGLVASRSPLFQRASFDPAALKLATLAADQVRITFVGHSTFLIESPQLVRIATDYNDYVRPNVLPDIVTMNHAHSTHYTDRPDPGIPHVLRGWAGNERPARIDMTFKDVRVRNVPTNIRTWGGGETERHGNSIFIFEIANLCIAHLGHLHHTLTQAQLDEMGRVDVVMVPVDGSYTLDLDGMIEVLHALKAPLLIPMHYFSGYSLDRFLTRMRQEWEVEVLEIPSTVISKTTLPAKPKILVMPGH, from the coding sequence ATGGGAAGCACGACTCTGAGGATTGCACTGCTGGCGGCGGGGCTTGCCGGCGGCTTGAGCGCTCAGGCGACGGCGCAAGGCGTCTCTCCGGCGCAGCCAGCCAAACCGGAAATGCGCGAGAACTGCCCGGGGCTGGTGGCATCTCGTTCGCCGTTGTTTCAGCGCGCTTCGTTCGACCCTGCTGCGTTGAAGCTCGCGACGCTCGCCGCCGATCAGGTCCGCATCACCTTTGTCGGCCACTCGACGTTTCTGATCGAAAGCCCGCAGCTCGTCCGCATCGCGACCGACTACAACGACTACGTTCGGCCGAATGTGCTGCCGGACATCGTCACGATGAATCACGCGCATTCGACCCATTACACCGACCGCCCCGACCCGGGCATTCCCCATGTGTTGCGCGGCTGGGCTGGCAACGAGCGGCCGGCGCGTATCGACATGACCTTCAAGGATGTGCGCGTGCGCAATGTGCCGACCAATATCCGCACCTGGGGCGGCGGCGAGACCGAACGTCATGGCAATTCGATTTTCATTTTCGAGATTGCCAATCTTTGTATCGCGCATCTGGGCCATCTGCATCACACACTGACGCAGGCGCAGCTTGACGAGATGGGCCGCGTTGATGTGGTGATGGTGCCGGTCGATGGCAGTTACACGCTTGATCTCGACGGCATGATCGAGGTGCTGCACGCGTTGAAGGCGCCGCTCCTGATCCCGATGCACTACTTCAGCGGCTACTCGCTCGACCGTTTCCTCACGCGCATGCGGCAGGAATGGGAGGTCGAAGTTCTGGAAATACCATCGACCGTGATTTCCAAGACAACATTACCAGCGAAGCCGAAAATTTTAGTAATGCCGGGCCATTAG
- a CDS encoding adenosine kinase, with product MTAPRYDVLGIGNAIVDVIARAEDDFLVAQGMHKGGMALIDEVRAAKIYDAMGPATEASGGSAANTIVGVASFGCKAAFVGKVKDDQLGKAFAHDIRAARVAFETKPASHGPSTARCYIMVTPDGERTMNTYLGAAQDLKPADIDEDMIASAAVVYLEGYLWDPPHAKEAFVKAADIAHKAGRKVALTLSDSFCVDRYRGEFLDLIRKGTVDIVFANEHELHSLYQTSDFATAAVALQKDAKLAVVTRSEKGCVVVTPDRTEAVEAMRVDKVVDVTGAGDLFAAGFLSGLARGKDNKTSARLGALAASEVIQHMGARPAVSLQALAAENGLIL from the coding sequence ATGACCGCTCCCCGCTACGACGTGCTCGGCATCGGCAATGCCATTGTCGACGTGATAGCCCGCGCCGAAGACGACTTCCTGGTGGCGCAGGGGATGCACAAAGGCGGTATGGCGCTGATCGACGAAGTGCGTGCTGCCAAGATCTACGACGCCATGGGTCCGGCGACGGAAGCCTCGGGCGGCTCGGCCGCCAACACCATCGTCGGTGTCGCGTCGTTCGGCTGCAAGGCGGCCTTCGTCGGCAAAGTGAAGGACGATCAACTCGGCAAGGCTTTTGCCCACGATATCCGCGCCGCGCGCGTCGCCTTCGAAACCAAGCCGGCGAGCCACGGTCCCTCGACCGCGCGCTGCTACATCATGGTGACGCCGGACGGCGAGCGCACCATGAACACTTATCTGGGCGCGGCACAGGACCTCAAGCCCGCCGACATCGACGAGGACATGATCGCGTCGGCGGCGGTCGTGTATCTCGAAGGCTATTTGTGGGACCCGCCGCACGCCAAGGAGGCCTTCGTGAAGGCCGCCGACATTGCCCACAAGGCCGGCCGAAAAGTGGCGCTGACCCTGTCGGACTCATTCTGCGTCGATCGCTATCGCGGTGAATTCCTCGATCTCATCCGCAAGGGCACGGTCGACATCGTCTTCGCCAATGAGCACGAGCTGCACAGTCTCTATCAGACGTCCGACTTCGCCACCGCCGCCGTGGCGCTGCAGAAGGACGCGAAGCTCGCCGTGGTGACTCGCAGCGAGAAGGGCTGTGTCGTGGTGACACCGGACCGGACCGAAGCCGTTGAGGCCATGCGCGTCGACAAGGTCGTCGACGTGACCGGCGCTGGCGATCTGTTTGCGGCCGGCTTCCTGTCCGGGCTCGCCCGCGGCAAGGACAACAAGACCTCGGCCAGGCTCGGGGCTCTGGCGGCGTCGGAAGTCATCCAGCACATGGGCGCCCGGCCGGCCGTGTCGCTGCAGGCGCTGGCGGCCGAAAACGGCCTCATCCTGTAG
- the trpS gene encoding tryptophan--tRNA ligase, translated as MSFKELVFSGVQPTGNLHLGNYLGAIKRFVELQNNHDCIYCVVDMHAITVPIAVWGGPEGLTRATREVTAAFIASGIDPKKHIVFNQSQVHEHAELAWVFNCVARIGWLNRMTQFKEKAGKDRENASVGLYAYPNLMAADILVYRATHVPVGEDQKQHLELARDIAQKFNNDFSESIAARGFGDMFFPLPEPIIQGPATRIMSLRDGSKKMSKSEPSDYSRINLTDDADAIAQKIRKAKTDPEPLPSEEKGLEPRPEADNLVGIYAALSDTTKADVLREFGGAQFSNFKSALVDLAVAALGPIGGEMKRLVQDHAYIDAVLADGSQRASAIAGKTMKAVKEIVGFVGR; from the coding sequence ATGTCATTCAAGGAATTGGTTTTTTCCGGCGTCCAGCCGACCGGCAACCTGCACCTCGGCAATTACCTCGGCGCCATCAAGCGTTTTGTCGAACTGCAGAACAACCATGACTGCATCTATTGCGTCGTCGACATGCATGCGATCACGGTGCCGATCGCGGTCTGGGGCGGCCCCGAAGGCCTGACCCGCGCCACGCGCGAGGTTACCGCAGCCTTCATCGCCAGCGGCATCGACCCGAAGAAACACATCGTCTTCAACCAGAGCCAGGTGCACGAGCACGCCGAGCTCGCCTGGGTGTTTAACTGCGTCGCCCGCATCGGCTGGCTCAATCGCATGACCCAGTTCAAGGAGAAGGCCGGCAAGGACCGCGAGAATGCGTCGGTCGGTCTCTACGCTTATCCGAATCTGATGGCGGCCGACATCCTGGTTTATCGCGCCACGCATGTGCCGGTCGGCGAAGACCAGAAGCAGCATCTCGAACTGGCCCGCGACATCGCGCAGAAATTCAACAACGACTTTTCCGAGTCGATCGCCGCGCGCGGCTTCGGCGATATGTTCTTCCCCTTGCCGGAACCGATCATCCAGGGCCCGGCGACGCGCATCATGAGCCTGCGTGACGGCTCGAAGAAGATGTCGAAATCGGAGCCATCCGATTATTCGCGCATCAATCTTACCGACGATGCCGACGCTATCGCGCAGAAGATCCGCAAGGCCAAGACCGACCCGGAGCCATTGCCGAGCGAAGAAAAAGGGCTCGAGCCGCGCCCCGAAGCCGACAACCTCGTCGGCATCTACGCCGCGCTCAGCGATACGACCAAGGCCGACGTGTTGCGCGAATTCGGCGGCGCGCAGTTTTCGAATTTCAAGTCGGCGCTGGTCGATCTCGCCGTCGCCGCGCTCGGGCCGATCGGCGGCGAGATGAAGCGGCTGGTGCAGGATCACGCTTATATCGACGCCGTTCTCGCTGACGGCTCGCAGCGCGCTTCGGCGATCGCCGGCAAAACAATGAAAGCCGTCAAGGAAATCGTTGGCTTCGTAGGCCGATAA
- a CDS encoding universal stress protein has translation MPKKRRSNEAGHKRKYLLIIDDSEECDRAVFWAASRANRTQTQIVMLRVIDTSERSQQWLGVADIMKAEAMEAANAALDRFGAMVKRITGAAPDRVIREGTVNDEILKLIEEDTDIGILVLAAGTGKEGPGPLISGLSKTAATFPIPIAIVPGSLSDEELEAMA, from the coding sequence ATGCCGAAGAAACGCCGCAGCAACGAGGCCGGCCACAAACGCAAATACCTGCTGATCATCGACGACTCGGAAGAGTGCGATCGCGCCGTATTCTGGGCGGCCTCGCGCGCCAACCGCACCCAGACGCAGATCGTGATGCTGCGCGTCATCGACACCAGCGAGCGTAGCCAGCAATGGCTCGGCGTCGCCGACATCATGAAGGCCGAAGCGATGGAAGCCGCCAATGCGGCGCTCGACAGGTTCGGCGCCATGGTGAAGAGGATCACCGGCGCCGCACCCGACCGCGTCATTCGCGAAGGCACGGTGAACGATGAGATCCTGAAGCTGATCGAAGAGGACACCGACATCGGCATTCTCGTGCTCGCTGCCGGCACCGGCAAGGAAGGCCCGGGCCCCTTGATCTCCGGCCTGTCGAAAACCGCTGCGACCTTTCCCATCCCGATCGCCATCGTGCCGGGCTCGCTCAGCGACGAGGAACTGGAGGCGATGGCGTAA
- a CDS encoding YafY family protein, protein MSRAVRLLDLVQLLRRRRHPVSGDVLASELGISLRTLYRDIASLQAQGAPIEGEPGLGYVLRPGFTLPPLMFTEDEVEALMLGSHWVAENGDPRLAQAAMDVMAKVAAVLPPDRRAQFETPSLLIVTRTKEQLNAMAPIRDAIRRERKLAIDYRDAGSAATHRTIWPFAVGFFDNARIVAAWCELRNDYRHFRIDRIGGLAETDTRYPKRRAVMLKEWRKQMGIGPR, encoded by the coding sequence ATGTCGCGCGCCGTCCGCCTGCTCGATCTCGTTCAACTGCTGCGCCGTCGCCGTCACCCGGTCAGCGGTGACGTGCTGGCGAGCGAACTCGGCATCAGTCTGCGCACGCTCTACCGCGACATTGCCAGCCTGCAAGCACAGGGCGCGCCGATTGAAGGCGAGCCCGGTCTCGGTTACGTGCTGCGGCCCGGCTTCACGCTGCCGCCTTTGATGTTCACCGAAGACGAAGTCGAGGCTCTGATGCTCGGCTCGCATTGGGTGGCGGAGAACGGCGACCCGCGGCTTGCGCAAGCGGCCATGGATGTGATGGCCAAGGTCGCAGCAGTTTTGCCGCCTGACCGCCGCGCGCAATTCGAGACGCCCAGTCTGCTGATCGTCACGCGTACCAAGGAACAACTGAACGCGATGGCGCCGATCCGTGACGCGATCCGGCGCGAGCGCAAGCTGGCAATCGACTATCGCGATGCCGGCAGCGCGGCGACCCACCGCACGATCTGGCCTTTCGCGGTCGGCTTCTTCGACAACGCCCGCATCGTCGCGGCGTGGTGCGAGTTGCGCAACGACTACCGGCATTTCCGCATCGACCGCATTGGCGGCCTTGCCGAAACCGACACGCGCTATCCAAAGCGCCGGGCGGTCATGCTCAAGGAATGGCGGAAGCAGATGGGCATTGGGCCGCGGTGA
- a CDS encoding VOC family protein produces the protein MLPFGLVVLYVKDIAASTHFYRGLLGTEPVESSANFVMFPMPPVMLGLWVQDEVKPAPAGGPGALELDFTMDSAKAVTDFHAEWVKRGFRIAQAPEKMDFGHTFVALDPDGHRLRVLAPNPS, from the coding sequence ATGCTGCCTTTCGGACTCGTTGTGCTGTACGTCAAGGACATCGCCGCCAGCACTCATTTCTATCGCGGCCTGCTCGGCACCGAGCCGGTCGAATCGTCGGCGAATTTCGTGATGTTCCCGATGCCGCCGGTCATGCTCGGATTGTGGGTGCAGGACGAGGTCAAACCGGCACCTGCCGGGGGGCCGGGCGCGCTGGAACTCGACTTCACCATGGACAGCGCCAAGGCCGTGACGGACTTCCACGCCGAGTGGGTCAAACGCGGCTTCAGGATCGCCCAGGCGCCCGAGAAGATGGACTTCGGGCATACTTTCGTGGCGCTGGACCCGGACGGCCATCGCCTGCGCGTGCTGGCTCCGAACCCGTCCTGA
- a CDS encoding NifU family protein — protein sequence MFIQTESTPNPATLKFLPGKPVLNQGTLDMPTREAAAQSPLAEKLFDIPNVGGVFLGADFISVTKTDGDWQQMKPAILGAIMEHYMSGAPIVASGAEPADDDEFFEASDSETVATIKDLIETRVRPAVAGDGGDITFRGFKEGVVYLQMKGACSGCPSSTATLQHGIQNLLRHFVPEVTEVRPV from the coding sequence ATGTTTATCCAGACCGAATCGACGCCGAACCCGGCGACATTGAAATTCCTGCCCGGCAAGCCGGTGCTCAATCAGGGCACGCTCGACATGCCGACGCGCGAGGCCGCGGCGCAATCGCCGCTCGCCGAGAAGCTGTTCGACATTCCGAATGTCGGCGGCGTATTCCTCGGCGCCGATTTCATCTCGGTCACCAAGACCGATGGCGACTGGCAGCAGATGAAGCCGGCGATCCTCGGCGCCATCATGGAGCATTACATGTCCGGCGCGCCGATCGTGGCGAGCGGCGCCGAGCCTGCCGACGACGACGAGTTCTTCGAGGCGTCCGACAGCGAGACGGTCGCCACCATCAAGGACCTGATCGAGACGCGCGTGCGCCCGGCCGTGGCCGGCGACGGCGGCGACATCACCTTCCGCGGCTTCAAGGAAGGTGTCGTTTACCTGCAGATGAAGGGCGCCTGCTCGGGCTGCCCGTCCTCGACCGCCACCTTGCAGCACGGCATCCAGAACCTGCTCCGGCATTTCGTGCCGGAAGTGACGGAAGTCCGGCCGGTTTGA
- the tsaB gene encoding tRNA (adenosine(37)-N6)-threonylcarbamoyltransferase complex dimerization subunit type 1 TsaB translates to MRILAIDTALEACSVVLMDGDDIVAREHEAMARGHAEALMPMIARLREQASLDFTTLDRIAVTVGPGSFTGLRVGIAAARGIGLAAGKPVVGITTLAAFAAPLIAADTSTPVVAAIDARHDHVYLQAFDGNGATRIKPVFISVADAARRIAPYAPRLVGNAAQILAAAWPAVEAAPAAVKYRTAPSIDWVARLGTVADPTTTPPKPFYLKPADAQPQSAAHIPLQAAP, encoded by the coding sequence ATGCGCATTCTCGCCATCGATACCGCGCTTGAAGCGTGCTCGGTCGTCCTCATGGACGGCGACGACATCGTCGCGCGCGAACATGAGGCGATGGCGCGCGGCCATGCCGAAGCGCTGATGCCGATGATCGCGCGGCTGCGTGAACAGGCCTCACTCGACTTCACCACGCTCGACCGCATCGCCGTCACCGTCGGCCCCGGCAGCTTCACCGGCTTACGCGTCGGTATCGCCGCGGCGCGCGGTATCGGTCTCGCCGCCGGCAAGCCGGTGGTCGGTATCACCACACTTGCCGCGTTCGCTGCGCCGCTGATCGCAGCGGACACATCGACGCCCGTGGTGGCCGCCATCGATGCGCGGCACGACCACGTCTACCTGCAGGCCTTTGACGGCAACGGCGCGACGCGCATCAAACCGGTCTTCATTTCCGTCGCCGACGCGGCGCGACGCATCGCGCCCTATGCACCGCGATTGGTCGGCAATGCCGCGCAAATCCTCGCCGCCGCGTGGCCGGCGGTTGAGGCAGCGCCCGCCGCTGTCAAGTACCGGACAGCGCCCTCGATCGACTGGGTGGCACGGCTCGGCACCGTGGCCGACCCAACAACGACGCCGCCCAAGCCCTTCTATCTCAAGCCGGCCGATGCCCAGCCGCAATCCGCGGCGCACATCCCCTTGCAGGCGGCGCCATGA
- a CDS encoding GNAT family N-acetyltransferase — MISFLRRLFARGTPQITPAHLRDAAAIAALHAASFHRGWSDEEVENLLLDPQVLVHSLRVGGAFAGFVMSRSAADEAEILSIAVSRRCQGRGLARRMLDIHMGRLAALGVKSLFLEVAENNGPAIALYRRAGFQDVAKRPNYYPLPGGATAAALVLRRDIA, encoded by the coding sequence ATGATCTCGTTCCTGCGCCGGCTGTTTGCGCGCGGCACGCCGCAGATCACGCCGGCGCATTTGCGCGACGCAGCCGCGATTGCCGCGCTTCACGCCGCCTCGTTTCATCGCGGCTGGAGCGATGAGGAAGTTGAGAACCTGCTGCTCGATCCGCAGGTGCTGGTGCACAGCCTGCGCGTCGGCGGCGCGTTCGCCGGTTTTGTCATGTCGCGCTCGGCCGCCGATGAGGCGGAAATCCTGTCGATCGCCGTGTCACGCCGCTGTCAGGGGCGCGGACTGGCGCGCCGGATGCTGGATATTCATATGGGCCGGCTGGCCGCGCTGGGCGTGAAATCGCTGTTTCTCGAGGTCGCTGAGAATAACGGGCCGGCAATTGCGCTATACCGGAGAGCCGGATTCCAGGACGTGGCCAAGCGGCCGAATTATTATCCCTTGCCTGGTGGCGCGACCGCCGCCGCCTTGGTATTGCGGCGGGATATCGCGTAA
- a CDS encoding Fur family transcriptional regulator: protein MRMTEQRRVIARVLAEAEDHPDVEELYRRCAKVDDRISISTVYRTVKLFEDSGIIERHDFREGRARYETSSETHHDHLINLRTGEVIEFQSEEIERLQAEVARKLGYKLVDHRLELYAVPLEDDKTS from the coding sequence ATGCGCATGACCGAGCAGCGCCGGGTGATCGCGCGCGTGCTCGCCGAGGCCGAGGACCATCCCGACGTCGAGGAGCTTTACCGCCGCTGCGCCAAGGTCGACGACCGCATCTCGATCTCGACGGTCTATCGCACCGTGAAGCTGTTCGAGGATTCCGGCATCATCGAGCGCCACGATTTCCGCGAGGGCCGCGCGCGCTACGAGACCAGCTCGGAGACGCATCACGACCACCTCATCAACCTGCGCACCGGCGAAGTGATCGAATTCCAGTCCGAGGAAATCGAGCGCCTGCAGGCCGAGGTGGCACGCAAGCTCGGCTACAAGCTGGTCGATCACCGGCTCGAGCTTTATGCGGTGCCGCTCGAGGACGACAAGACCTCCTGA